The genomic DNA TGACGATGCCCTGCAGTTCATTCTCTTCATCAACAACCGGGACCGCGAGCAGGTTATAATCGCTCATGGTCTGCTGTATCTTATCAACACCTGCATCAAGGTGCACATGAATGATCTTAGACACCATAATCTCTTCGATCCTGGTGTCCGGCCGCGCTACAATAAGGTCGCGCAGTGACAAAACCCCCACAAGATGCTCGGCTGAGTCAACTACATATACATAGTAGACTGTTTCCGCGCTCGGTTCAAGCTCTCTGAGCCGGTCTATCGCCTGCTGAGCGGTCATGTCCCTGGTTACGGCCACATATTCGGTCGTCATCAACCCGCCCGCGGTATTGTCTTCATAGGCAAGAAGTTCTTTTACATCTTCCGCCTCATCGGGCTGCATCTCTTCGAGAATGTCTTCGCGGCGCTCGGCGCTTATATCACCCAAAACGTCAGCAGCCTCATCAGGCTCCATCTCTTCCAAGATATCGGCAGCCAGTTCGTCTTCAAGATTTTCAACAATCGAAGCCTGAACATCAGGGTCTGCCTCAGTAAGCACCTCCGCTGCGGTCTCAACATCCAGCGTCTGCATTACATCAGCTCTCTGATGCGGATCCAGGTCATTGATAATTCGCGCGATATCCGACGGATGCAGGGCTCCGAGCCTTTCGGCTGATACCTTGAGTTTGAGCCGCCCCAGGCCG from Armatimonadota bacterium includes the following:
- a CDS encoding CBS domain-containing protein yields the protein MYLSYVIGQTIKDPGGRELGRLDDLIASSGPHLPVISAVVVKTGRQQVRNIAWESFSYDQESESFSLAVDVDKVKDYEITDEDLLLKTNIMDKQIVDVHDYRVVRVNDVRIEPSGGRLYLVGVDTGARGLLRRMGLMHAADKLSKIIRIKPSSRVIAWHDMEAFERGLGRLKLKVSAERLGALHPSDIARIINDLDPHQRADVMQTLDVETAAEVLTEADPDVQASIVENLEDELAADILEEMEPDEAADVLGDISAERREDILEEMQPDEAEDVKELLAYEDNTAGGLMTTEYVAVTRDMTAQQAIDRLRELEPSAETVYYVYVVDSAEHLVGVLSLRDLIVARPDTRIEEIMVSKIIHVHLDAGVDKIQQTMSDYNLLAVPVVDEENELQGIVTVDDVLEEITPEGKRRRVPKIWS